One window of the Shewanella cyperi genome contains the following:
- the degS gene encoding outer membrane-stress sensor serine endopeptidase DegS, giving the protein MMMKHTLLYFTKAIVFGLLMAAVFLLVNHLLGNQANNLFRVRDDNTAELSFAKAVRRAAPAVVNIYSLSIDQRQPLNSGALQGLGSGVIMSKQGYVLTNYHVIKKADEIVVALQDGRRFSGEVVGSDPETDLSVLKIEGDNLPVVPLNLNSLPQVGDVVLAIGNPYNLGQTITQGIISATGRNGLSSGYQDFLQTDAAINAGNSGGALVDTAGVLVGINTAAYQIGGEGGGHGINFAIPIKLAYSIMGKLIENGRVIRGAMGFSGMPVVPVMAQILKLPDLRGVIITDIDAAGPAAQAKLMPRDVIIQYAGEDVPGVDMLMDRIAETAPGTEITMTIIRQGESYTVPVVIGEKVSQYN; this is encoded by the coding sequence CTGATGATGAAACACACACTGCTCTATTTCACCAAAGCCATAGTCTTCGGTCTCTTGATGGCTGCGGTGTTCCTGCTGGTCAATCACTTGCTGGGCAATCAGGCCAATAATCTGTTCCGGGTGCGCGATGACAATACCGCTGAACTGTCTTTTGCCAAGGCGGTTCGCCGGGCGGCTCCCGCGGTGGTGAATATTTACAGTCTCAGCATAGACCAGCGCCAGCCACTCAATTCCGGCGCCCTGCAGGGACTGGGCTCGGGCGTGATCATGAGTAAACAGGGCTATGTACTGACCAATTACCACGTGATCAAAAAGGCCGATGAAATAGTGGTGGCGCTGCAGGATGGACGCAGGTTCAGCGGTGAGGTGGTCGGTTCGGATCCGGAAACCGATCTGTCGGTGCTCAAGATTGAAGGCGACAACCTGCCTGTGGTACCACTCAATCTCAATTCCCTGCCCCAGGTGGGGGATGTGGTGCTGGCCATTGGCAACCCCTATAACCTGGGGCAAACCATCACCCAGGGCATTATCAGCGCCACAGGTCGCAATGGTTTGAGTTCTGGCTACCAGGACTTCCTGCAAACCGATGCCGCGATTAACGCCGGTAATTCGGGCGGCGCCCTGGTTGATACCGCGGGGGTACTGGTGGGTATCAATACTGCCGCATACCAGATTGGTGGCGAAGGTGGCGGCCATGGCATCAACTTCGCGATTCCAATCAAGTTGGCCTATTCCATCATGGGCAAGCTGATTGAAAATGGACGGGTTATCCGCGGTGCCATGGGTTTCTCTGGCATGCCCGTGGTGCCCGTGATGGCTCAGATCCTCAAGCTGCCCGATCTGCGTGGCGTTATCATTACCGATATTGATGCCGCGGGACCGGCCGCCCAAGCCAAGTTAATGCCAAGGGATGTGATAATTCAGTATGCCGGCGAAGATGTACCCGGCGTGGATATGCTGATGGACAGGATTGCCGAAACGGCCCCCGGGACCGAGATCACTATGACCATAATCCGTCAGGGAGAGTCCTATACCGTTCCCGTGGTAATTGGTGAGAAGGTCAGCCAGTACAATTAG
- the rpsI gene encoding 30S ribosomal protein S9 produces the protein MAATQYYGTGRRKTSTARVFAKVGSGNIIVNQRPLDVYFGRETARMVVRQPLELVEMTEKLDIYVTVKGGGITGQAGAIRHGITRALMQLDEALRPTLRAAGFVTRDAREVERKKVGLRKARRKPQFSKR, from the coding sequence ATGGCTGCAACACAGTACTACGGCACTGGCCGTCGCAAAACTTCTACCGCTCGCGTATTCGCTAAAGTAGGCAGTGGTAACATCATCGTTAACCAACGTCCTCTGGATGTTTACTTCGGTCGTGAAACCGCTCGTATGGTTGTTCGTCAACCTCTCGAACTGGTTGAAATGACTGAGAAGCTGGACATCTATGTAACCGTTAAAGGCGGTGGTATCACTGGTCAAGCCGGTGCTATCCGTCACGGTATCACCCGTGCTCTGATGCAACTGGATGAGGCTCTGCGTCCTACTCTGCGTGCTGCTGGTTTCGTTACCCGTGACGCTCGTGAAGTTGAGCGTAAGAAAGTGGGTCTGCGTAAAGCACGTCGTAAGCCACAGTTCTCCAAGCGTTAA
- a CDS encoding adenylosuccinate synthase — protein sequence MGKNVVVLGTQWGDEGKGKIVDLLTEQAKYVVRYQGGHNAGHTLVIDGEKTILHLIPSGILRDNVKCIIGNGVVLAPDALMKEINMLKERGVPVEERLLISEACPLILPFHCALDIAREKARGNKAIGTTGRGIGPAYEDKISRRGLRVGDLFNAELFAEKLKEVMKYHNFMLTEYYGVEAVDYQKTLEDALAMADYLKSMCVDVTDLLDTARKNGENILFEGAQGTLLDIDHGTYPFVTSSNTTAGGVATGSGFGPRHLDYVLGIMKAYATRVGAGPFPTELLCEIGDHLGTKGHEFGATTGRKRRPGWLDAVAMRRAIQINSLSGICMTKLDVLDGLKEVKICVGYQLPDGTVTKVTPLAAEGYEQVTPVYETMPGWSENTFGATSMDQLPQAAINYIKRIEEILETPIDIISTGPDRNETFIRVSPFN from the coding sequence ATGGGCAAAAACGTAGTTGTTCTCGGCACTCAATGGGGTGACGAGGGAAAAGGTAAGATTGTCGACCTTCTGACAGAACAGGCAAAATACGTAGTTCGTTACCAAGGTGGCCATAACGCTGGTCATACTCTGGTTATCGACGGTGAGAAAACCATTCTTCATCTGATCCCTTCAGGCATATTGCGTGATAATGTGAAATGCATTATCGGCAACGGTGTGGTTTTGGCCCCCGACGCCCTGATGAAAGAGATCAACATGCTCAAAGAGCGTGGCGTTCCCGTTGAAGAACGTCTGCTGATCTCCGAGGCCTGTCCTCTGATCCTGCCATTCCACTGTGCACTGGATATCGCCCGTGAAAAGGCCCGTGGCAACAAGGCCATTGGTACTACCGGTCGTGGTATCGGTCCAGCCTATGAAGACAAGATTTCCCGTCGCGGTTTGCGCGTGGGTGATCTGTTCAATGCCGAGCTGTTCGCCGAAAAGCTGAAGGAAGTGATGAAGTATCACAACTTCATGCTGACCGAATACTATGGTGTTGAGGCTGTTGACTACCAGAAGACCCTTGAGGATGCGCTGGCCATGGCCGACTACCTCAAGAGCATGTGCGTCGATGTGACCGACCTGCTGGACACCGCCCGTAAGAATGGTGAAAACATTCTGTTCGAAGGCGCCCAGGGTACTCTGCTGGACATAGACCACGGTACTTATCCGTTCGTGACCTCGTCCAACACCACAGCCGGTGGCGTGGCCACAGGCAGCGGTTTCGGTCCACGTCATCTGGACTATGTACTGGGTATCATGAAGGCCTATGCCACCCGTGTGGGTGCAGGTCCATTCCCGACTGAACTCCTGTGTGAAATCGGTGATCACCTGGGCACCAAGGGCCATGAATTCGGTGCGACCACAGGTCGTAAGCGTCGTCCCGGTTGGTTGGACGCCGTGGCCATGCGCCGCGCCATTCAGATCAACAGTCTGAGCGGCATCTGCATGACCAAGCTGGACGTGCTGGACGGTCTGAAAGAAGTGAAGATTTGTGTGGGTTATCAGTTGCCTGATGGCACTGTGACCAAGGTAACGCCGCTGGCGGCAGAAGGTTATGAGCAGGTTACTCCTGTTTATGAGACCATGCCTGGCTGGAGCGAAAACACCTTTGGTGCCACCTCCATGGATCAGCTGCCACAGGCGGCCATCAACTACATCAAGCGTATCGAAGAGATCCTCGAAACTCCAATCGACATCATCTCTACCGGTCCTGATCGGAACGAAACCTTTATCCGGGTGAGTCCGTTCAACTGA
- the zapE gene encoding cell division protein ZapE, protein MSHLSPWQHYQQDLTREGFSHDLAQEQAVKALQRVYEALLEAQAPKGLLSRLGSRIGFGKSDEFVLGLYLWGGVGRGKTYLMDTFYEALPGQRKLRAHFHRFMHQVHLDLDRLKGTRDPLLVIAKQMAERYQVICFDEFFVSDITDAMLLGTLFEALFKEGVVLVATSNIIPDDLYRNGLQRARFLPAIALINKHCQVLNVDSGIDYRLRTLEQAEIYHYPLDPQADTNLLSYFAQLAPESEISRDSIEIEGRDIVIRQQAQGVLLADFRALCDGPRSQRDYMELARLYHTVLLSGLEQMGAQQTGDDIARRFLALVDEFYERHVKLIISAAVPLEQIYTDGQLSFEFRRCRSRLIEMQSHDYLALEHLP, encoded by the coding sequence GTGTCGCATCTGAGTCCCTGGCAGCATTACCAACAGGATTTGACCCGCGAAGGTTTTTCCCACGACCTCGCCCAGGAGCAGGCGGTCAAAGCCCTGCAACGGGTCTACGAGGCTTTGCTTGAGGCTCAGGCCCCCAAGGGCTTGCTCAGCCGCCTCGGCAGCCGCATTGGCTTTGGCAAGAGCGATGAATTTGTTCTGGGCTTGTACCTGTGGGGTGGGGTGGGCCGTGGCAAGACCTACCTGATGGATACCTTCTATGAGGCACTGCCCGGTCAGCGCAAGCTCAGGGCGCATTTTCACCGTTTCATGCATCAGGTGCATCTGGATCTGGACCGGCTCAAGGGCACCCGGGATCCGCTGTTGGTCATTGCCAAACAAATGGCCGAACGTTATCAGGTCATTTGCTTTGATGAATTTTTTGTCTCTGATATCACGGATGCCATGCTGCTCGGCACCCTGTTTGAGGCCCTGTTCAAGGAAGGAGTTGTGCTGGTAGCCACCTCCAATATTATTCCCGATGACCTTTACCGTAACGGGTTGCAGCGGGCGCGCTTTTTGCCGGCCATTGCCCTCATCAACAAGCATTGTCAGGTATTGAACGTGGACTCGGGCATTGACTATCGTCTGCGTACCCTGGAGCAGGCGGAGATTTACCATTACCCGCTCGATCCCCAGGCAGATACCAACCTGTTGAGCTATTTTGCCCAGTTGGCGCCAGAGTCTGAAATCAGTCGGGACAGCATCGAAATTGAAGGACGGGATATAGTGATTCGCCAGCAGGCCCAGGGGGTGTTACTGGCGGACTTCCGCGCCCTGTGTGACGGCCCCCGCAGCCAGCGTGACTATATGGAGTTGGCTCGCCTGTATCATACCGTGCTGCTAAGTGGTCTGGAGCAGATGGGGGCGCAGCAGACCGGCGATGACATTGCCCGCCGTTTCCTGGCCCTGGTGGATGAGTTCTATGAGCGCCATGTGAAGCTGATTATTTCGGCCGCGGTACCCCTGGAGCAGATTTATACCGACGGTCAGTTAAGCTTCGAGTTCCGCCGTTGCCGCTCTCGCTTGATTGAAATGCAATCCCACGATTACCTGGCACTGGAACACTTGCCCTGA
- the rlmB gene encoding 23S rRNA (guanosine(2251)-2'-O)-methyltransferase RlmB has translation MKKQELVFGIHAVESLLKHAPERVLEMWLLSGRQDERIVPLLDIAQTWGVKPQAASRKTLDDKAESPQHQGIIVRVRPAKVLTENDLEALLDKTEMPFLLILDGVTDPHNLGACLRNADAAGVHGVIVPKDNSTGLTPTVSKVACGAAETVPLFQVTNLARTMKRLQERGVWIAGAAGEADSDLFKADLKGALAIAMGAEGKGLRRLTRECCDSLISIPMAGSVSSLNVSVATGICLFEVVRQRLA, from the coding sequence ATGAAAAAACAGGAATTGGTATTTGGTATTCATGCGGTCGAGTCCTTGCTGAAGCATGCCCCCGAACGTGTGCTGGAAATGTGGTTGCTCAGTGGCCGTCAGGACGAGCGCATAGTGCCGCTGCTGGACATAGCCCAGACCTGGGGGGTCAAGCCCCAGGCGGCATCCCGCAAGACTCTGGATGATAAGGCCGAGAGTCCACAGCACCAGGGCATTATTGTGCGGGTCCGGCCTGCAAAGGTGCTGACAGAGAACGATCTTGAGGCGCTGCTCGACAAGACAGAAATGCCATTTTTGCTGATCCTTGATGGCGTAACCGATCCCCATAACCTGGGGGCCTGTCTGCGCAATGCCGATGCCGCAGGTGTCCATGGCGTCATAGTACCCAAGGACAATTCCACCGGGCTGACGCCCACCGTCAGCAAGGTGGCCTGTGGTGCCGCCGAAACTGTGCCGCTGTTCCAGGTCACCAATCTGGCGCGCACCATGAAGCGCTTGCAGGAGCGCGGCGTGTGGATTGCCGGCGCTGCCGGTGAAGCGGACAGCGACCTGTTCAAGGCGGATCTTAAAGGCGCGCTGGCCATTGCCATGGGGGCCGAAGGCAAGGGGCTGAGACGCCTGACCCGTGAGTGTTGCGACAGTCTGATTTCCATTCCCATGGCGGGCAGTGTCTCCAGCCTCAACGTGTCTGTGGCGACCGGCATATGCCTGTTTGAGGTGGTACGCCAACGTTTGGCATAA
- a CDS encoding TIGR04219 family outer membrane beta-barrel protein: MKKAILATALLATSVSSAQGATVIGFKLGADYWYTDVSGTFADGSGQYQGFDYDSSAQTSLWVAMEHPVPALPNVMIRQNSLDADGELNGEFSFGGRDFNGPLSANSDLTNTDFVLYYELLDNDLVSLDLGAAYKLMDGAIRVEQNGLPGQMNIDSGIIMGYASASIGVPGLGLYGFADVLTGIDETSVYDYAVGLGWEFDGVALDTRVRGGYRDFNFDVNNFSDVSSNMEFKGFFAGVELVF; encoded by the coding sequence ATGAAAAAAGCTATACTGGCGACCGCTTTGCTTGCCACTTCTGTTTCTTCGGCACAGGGCGCCACCGTCATTGGCTTCAAATTGGGAGCCGACTACTGGTACACAGATGTCAGCGGTACTTTTGCTGATGGCAGCGGCCAGTACCAGGGCTTTGACTATGACAGCTCAGCCCAGACCAGTCTGTGGGTGGCGATGGAGCATCCGGTACCGGCACTGCCCAATGTGATGATCCGTCAGAACAGCCTCGATGCCGACGGTGAGCTTAACGGCGAGTTCAGCTTCGGCGGCCGTGACTTCAACGGTCCCCTGAGCGCCAACAGCGATCTGACCAATACCGATTTCGTGCTCTATTACGAATTATTGGACAACGATCTGGTATCACTGGATCTCGGTGCTGCCTACAAGCTGATGGACGGCGCCATCCGGGTTGAACAAAACGGCCTGCCCGGCCAGATGAATATCGACAGCGGTATCATCATGGGTTATGCCAGTGCCAGCATCGGCGTACCCGGCCTGGGCCTGTATGGCTTTGCCGACGTGCTGACCGGCATAGATGAGACCAGCGTCTATGACTATGCCGTTGGTCTGGGGTGGGAATTCGATGGTGTGGCCCTGGATACCCGGGTGCGCGGCGGTTACCGTGACTTCAATTTCGACGTCAACAACTTCTCAGATGTCAGCAGCAACATGGAATTCAAGGGCTTCTTTGCCGGTGTAGAGCTGGTGTTCTAA
- the rplM gene encoding 50S ribosomal protein L13, with protein sequence MKTFTAKPETVTRDWYVVDAEGKTLGRIATEIARRLRGKHKAEYTPHVDTGDYIIVVNAEKVTVTGNKAAGKMYYSHSGFPGGIKQISFEKLQAHKPEMIIEKAVKGMLPKGPLGREMFRKLKVYAGAEHNHAAQQPQVLDI encoded by the coding sequence ATGAAGACTTTTACTGCTAAGCCAGAAACTGTAACTCGTGACTGGTACGTTGTTGACGCCGAAGGCAAGACCCTCGGTCGTATCGCTACTGAAATTGCTCGTCGCCTGCGTGGTAAGCACAAGGCTGAGTACACTCCTCACGTTGATACCGGTGATTACATCATCGTTGTTAATGCCGAGAAAGTGACTGTGACCGGCAACAAAGCAGCTGGCAAAATGTACTACTCGCACTCAGGCTTCCCTGGTGGCATCAAGCAAATCAGCTTCGAGAAGCTGCAAGCTCACAAGCCAGAAATGATCATCGAGAAAGCAGTTAAGGGTATGTTGCCAAAAGGCCCTCTGGGTCGTGAAATGTTCCGCAAGCTGAAAGTTTATGCTGGCGCTGAACACAACCACGCTGCACAACAACCTCAAGTTCTTGATATCTAA
- a CDS encoding DUF2065 domain-containing protein: MSLQLMMLSLALVLILEGLGPLLFPNRWKQYLNEISNQNQYVLRRIGGGLVTAGLVLLIIFS; this comes from the coding sequence ATGTCGCTGCAACTCATGATGCTGTCTCTGGCGCTGGTATTGATTTTAGAAGGTTTGGGTCCATTATTATTCCCAAATCGTTGGAAGCAATATTTGAACGAAATTTCCAATCAAAATCAGTATGTTTTGCGTCGAATTGGTGGTGGTTTGGTCACTGCAGGCCTGGTTTTGCTGATTATTTTTTCATAA
- the degQ gene encoding Do family serine endopeptidase DegQ, with protein MKTKLSLVSAAILSASLTLVPAVSQAALPQVFEGQTMPSLAPMLEQTTPAVVSVAVSGTHVSKQRVPDVFRYFFGPNAPREQVQEQPFRGLGSGVIIDADKGYIVTNNHVIDGADEIKIGLHDGREVEAKLIGTDSESDIALLQIEAKNLTAIKAADSDKLRVGDFAVAIGNPFGLGQTVTSGIVSALGRSGLGIEMLENFIQTDAAINSGNSGGALVNLRGELIGINTAIVAPGGGNVGIGFAIPANMVHALVQQIIEHGEVRRGVLGISGRDLDNQLAQGFGLDTQHGGFVNEVLADSAAEKAGIKAGDIIVSVNGRKIKSFQELRAKVATLGAGAKVELGIIRDGDEKTVEVTLGEASQTTAAAGEVHPQLSGAKLENADKGVEITELEQGSPAALSGLQKGDLIVGVNRSPIKDLKQLRERLKEQDGAAALKILRGRTQLYLVLR; from the coding sequence ATGAAAACCAAACTCAGTCTAGTTTCTGCCGCCATTCTCAGTGCCAGTCTGACCCTGGTACCCGCCGTATCCCAGGCAGCCTTACCGCAAGTCTTTGAAGGTCAAACCATGCCGAGTTTGGCCCCCATGCTGGAGCAAACCACCCCGGCAGTGGTGTCGGTCGCCGTTTCCGGCACCCATGTGTCCAAACAAAGAGTTCCGGATGTGTTCCGCTATTTCTTTGGTCCCAACGCCCCCCGCGAGCAGGTTCAGGAACAGCCCTTCCGAGGCCTGGGCTCGGGGGTGATTATCGATGCCGACAAGGGCTACATAGTCACCAACAACCATGTGATCGATGGCGCCGACGAGATCAAAATCGGTTTACACGATGGTCGGGAAGTGGAAGCCAAGTTAATTGGCACCGACAGCGAGTCCGATATCGCCTTGTTGCAAATCGAAGCCAAGAACCTCACCGCCATCAAGGCCGCCGACTCAGATAAGCTGCGGGTAGGTGACTTTGCAGTGGCCATAGGCAATCCCTTTGGCCTGGGACAAACGGTTACCTCGGGAATCGTCTCGGCCTTGGGGCGCAGCGGCCTCGGCATCGAGATGCTGGAAAACTTTATCCAGACGGACGCCGCCATCAACAGTGGTAACTCGGGCGGAGCATTGGTGAACCTGCGCGGCGAATTGATAGGCATCAACACCGCCATTGTGGCCCCCGGAGGTGGTAACGTGGGGATTGGTTTTGCCATACCCGCCAACATGGTGCATGCCCTGGTGCAACAAATAATTGAGCACGGCGAAGTGCGCCGCGGCGTGTTGGGGATCTCCGGACGGGATCTCGACAACCAACTGGCTCAGGGCTTTGGTCTTGATACCCAGCACGGCGGCTTCGTCAATGAAGTCCTCGCCGACAGCGCCGCCGAAAAAGCCGGTATCAAGGCGGGCGATATCATAGTCAGCGTCAATGGCCGCAAGATTAAATCCTTCCAGGAGCTGAGGGCCAAGGTGGCCACCCTGGGTGCCGGTGCCAAGGTGGAGCTGGGTATTATCCGCGACGGTGATGAAAAAACCGTGGAAGTCACTCTGGGCGAAGCCAGTCAAACCACGGCCGCAGCAGGTGAAGTACACCCGCAACTCTCGGGTGCCAAGCTGGAAAATGCCGATAAAGGGGTGGAGATCACCGAACTTGAACAGGGCTCTCCAGCAGCACTCAGTGGCCTGCAAAAAGGCGACCTGATTGTCGGCGTCAATCGCTCCCCGATTAAAGATCTCAAGCAGTTGCGTGAAAGGCTCAAGGAGCAGGACGGTGCCGCAGCGCTGAAAATACTCCGTGGCAGAACCCAATTGTATCTGGTACTGCGTTAA
- a CDS encoding tetratricopeptide repeat protein: MLRSVSALIFSLSVAGLAHAETKAVDVYTQEQLLDMIRGGYYLTKVKNDECQLVQDIEARAEVLKQPLYQFLWGEMFIHGVCLKADPARGVSMLKEAAEQGSAEAMLKIARYYEEGKYVFKDKNRAVMYVLPAAANGDLLARMALVRLYNEGYGSPRDYELAYHWLYNEVFGDEKMKQDAWKLLQKLESKMPASSVARARGEHMWSY; this comes from the coding sequence ATGTTGCGTTCAGTCTCTGCATTGATTTTCAGTCTGTCAGTTGCCGGCCTGGCCCACGCCGAAACCAAGGCTGTGGATGTCTATACCCAGGAACAGTTGCTGGACATGATCCGCGGTGGTTATTACCTTACCAAGGTGAAGAACGACGAATGCCAGCTGGTTCAGGATATTGAAGCCAGGGCCGAAGTGCTTAAGCAGCCCCTTTACCAGTTTCTGTGGGGGGAAATGTTTATTCACGGTGTGTGCCTTAAGGCCGACCCCGCCCGCGGCGTTTCCATGTTGAAGGAAGCGGCGGAACAGGGAAGTGCCGAGGCCATGCTGAAAATTGCCCGCTATTATGAAGAGGGCAAATACGTGTTCAAGGACAAGAACCGCGCCGTCATGTACGTATTGCCGGCGGCGGCCAACGGTGATCTCCTGGCTCGTATGGCGCTGGTGCGCCTCTATAACGAAGGCTACGGTAGCCCCCGTGACTATGAACTTGCCTATCACTGGCTCTATAACGAAGTGTTCGGTGATGAAAAAATGAAGCAGGACGCCTGGAAACTGCTGCAAAAACTTGAATCCAAAATGCCCGCCAGTTCCGTGGCCAGAGCCCGGGGTGAGCATATGTGGAGTTATTGA
- the rnr gene encoding ribonuclease R, with protein sequence MIKDPHFEREQDKYDNPIPSREYILDYLRSQTSPLTRDHIADALNIHDEERLEALRRRLRAMERDGELVFTRGQSYGLPERMDLMCGTVLGHRDGYGFFRPDEGGDDLFINERDMQLYFHGDKVLAQKAGVDRRGRRDARIVRLVTERSAPLVGRMVVDAGMAFVVPNDKRITQEIQIANEDKAGARHGDVVVVELTRRPGRYVRAGGKITEVLGKDMAPGMEIEIALRNYDLPHTWSASIEKKLKRIPDEVTEEDKAGRVDLRQLPLVTIDGEDARDFDDAVYAERKKGGGWRLWVAIADVSHYVRTGSALDTEARARGNSVYFPSQVIPMLPEKLSNGLCSLNPGVDRLCMVAEMTVSAKGALSGYKFFPAVMHSHARFTYTQVAAMLEGGDIKPEHQTLFPHLKVLQELYLALDEQRAGRGAIAFETLETQFIFNDQRKIERIVPRARNQAHKIIEECMILANVAAAKFVKKHKGEVLYRVHESPSEQKLTQFKDFLAERGLSMGGGLEPQPSDYQALMEQVTGRPDAELIQVMLLRSMRQAIYTPDNEGHFGLALEEYSHFTSPIRRYPDLVLHRVIRYLLSKEQGEATEKWTADGGFHYQLDELDLLGEECSNTERRADEATRDVSDWLKCEFMQDHVGDTFSAVIASVTSFGLFVRLDELFIDGLVHISSLGNDYYQYDPNRQRLIGENSGQIYQIGDPVTVKVAAVNLDDRQIDLLMVGDDGGRRKGAKRPMSARERVNLEGAKLAKGERDAKGGKSRRGKPAAKSAAAKKDAPKKPKAAKRVKRKK encoded by the coding sequence ATGATTAAAGACCCTCATTTTGAGCGTGAACAAGATAAGTACGACAACCCGATCCCCAGCCGGGAATATATCCTCGATTACCTGAGATCCCAGACCTCGCCCCTGACACGCGATCATATCGCTGACGCCCTCAATATTCATGATGAAGAAAGGCTTGAAGCCCTGCGTCGGCGTCTGCGTGCCATGGAGCGTGATGGCGAGCTGGTGTTCACCCGTGGCCAGAGCTATGGCCTGCCCGAGCGTATGGATCTGATGTGTGGCACTGTACTGGGTCACAGAGATGGTTACGGCTTTTTCCGCCCAGACGAGGGCGGTGATGACCTGTTTATCAACGAACGCGATATGCAACTGTATTTCCACGGCGACAAGGTGCTGGCCCAGAAGGCCGGTGTAGATCGCCGCGGCCGCCGCGACGCCCGCATAGTGCGCCTGGTGACCGAACGCAGCGCCCCTCTGGTGGGGCGCATGGTGGTGGATGCCGGTATGGCCTTTGTGGTGCCCAACGACAAACGCATCACCCAGGAAATCCAGATAGCCAATGAAGATAAGGCCGGTGCCCGCCACGGTGATGTGGTGGTGGTGGAACTGACCCGTCGTCCCGGTCGCTATGTGCGTGCCGGAGGCAAGATCACCGAGGTGCTGGGCAAGGACATGGCACCCGGCATGGAGATTGAAATTGCCCTGCGCAATTACGATCTGCCCCATACCTGGTCGGCATCCATAGAGAAAAAGCTCAAGCGCATTCCCGATGAAGTCACCGAAGAAGACAAGGCCGGCCGTGTTGATCTGCGCCAGTTGCCGCTGGTGACCATAGATGGTGAAGATGCCCGTGACTTTGACGATGCGGTGTATGCCGAGCGCAAGAAGGGCGGCGGTTGGCGCCTGTGGGTGGCCATTGCCGACGTCAGTCACTATGTCCGCACAGGCTCGGCCCTGGATACCGAGGCCCGAGCCCGCGGTAACTCGGTGTACTTCCCGTCCCAGGTGATCCCCATGTTGCCTGAGAAGCTGTCCAACGGCCTGTGCTCCCTCAATCCCGGTGTGGACAGATTGTGCATGGTGGCCGAGATGACGGTATCCGCCAAGGGGGCGCTGTCCGGCTACAAGTTTTTCCCGGCTGTGATGCATTCCCATGCACGCTTTACCTATACCCAGGTGGCGGCCATGCTGGAAGGCGGAGACATCAAGCCCGAGCATCAGACGCTGTTCCCGCACCTTAAGGTGTTGCAGGAGCTGTATCTGGCGCTGGATGAGCAGCGTGCCGGTCGTGGTGCCATTGCCTTCGAAACCCTGGAAACCCAGTTTATTTTCAACGATCAGCGCAAGATTGAACGCATAGTGCCCAGGGCCCGCAACCAGGCGCACAAGATCATTGAAGAGTGCATGATCCTGGCAAACGTGGCCGCGGCCAAGTTTGTCAAAAAACACAAGGGTGAGGTGCTATACCGGGTACACGAATCACCGTCAGAGCAAAAGCTGACCCAGTTCAAGGACTTTCTCGCCGAGCGTGGCCTGAGCATGGGCGGTGGTCTGGAACCGCAACCCAGCGACTATCAAGCGCTGATGGAGCAGGTCACGGGGCGTCCCGATGCCGAGCTTATCCAGGTGATGCTGCTGCGCTCCATGCGTCAGGCCATTTATACCCCGGATAACGAGGGGCACTTCGGCCTGGCGTTGGAGGAATACTCCCACTTTACCTCGCCGATACGCCGTTATCCCGATTTGGTATTGCATAGGGTGATCCGTTACCTGTTGAGCAAGGAGCAGGGCGAGGCCACTGAAAAATGGACCGCAGACGGTGGTTTCCATTACCAACTGGATGAGCTGGATTTACTCGGGGAAGAGTGTTCCAATACCGAGCGCCGCGCCGATGAGGCCACCCGTGATGTGTCTGACTGGCTCAAGTGTGAGTTCATGCAGGATCACGTGGGGGATACCTTCAGTGCCGTGATTGCCTCTGTCACCAGTTTTGGTTTGTTTGTGCGCCTTGATGAGCTGTTTATTGATGGCTTGGTGCACATCTCCAGCCTGGGCAATGACTACTACCAATACGATCCCAATCGCCAGCGTCTGATTGGCGAAAATTCGGGCCAGATCTACCAGATAGGCGATCCGGTCACGGTCAAGGTGGCAGCGGTGAATCTGGACGACAGGCAAATCGACCTGCTGATGGTGGGAGACGATGGCGGTCGACGCAAGGGAGCCAAACGTCCCATGAGCGCCCGTGAGCGGGTAAATCTGGAAGGGGCCAAGCTGGCGAAAGGCGAGCGTGATGCCAAGGGCGGCAAATCGCGCCGCGGCAAGCCTGCAGCCAAATCAGCAGCGGCCAAGAAAGATGCCCCTAAAAAGCCCAAGGCAGCGAAAAGAGTCAAGAGAAAGAAGTAA